From Ancylothrix sp. D3o, a single genomic window includes:
- a CDS encoding phage Gp37/Gp68 family protein — MSKNSKIQWTDHSWPIVTGCIPKSAGCANCYAIKDSWRLSHNPNPKIREIYTGTVEKKGETLRWTGLIKYHPDRLKWVEQWKKPARIFVSNMADLFSDDVPEWFLDLTWAYMAVYKRHTYQVLTKCPDRLNAYLNDPNTPQRIAMWINAELDINKHPGNDYPPLPLNNWAYDKFSWPLSNVWVGVSVENEVVTHRIKTLLETPATIRFISCEPLLGPVELRPHYLYEDYQESYRDNEKLDWVIVGGESGPNARVCQVKWIQSIVNQCEQTGTPIFVKQLGSNSNLEVKGKGDNLEEWPQSLRIQEFPTIL, encoded by the coding sequence ATGAGCAAGAATTCCAAAATCCAATGGACTGACCACAGTTGGCCAATAGTCACTGGCTGCATTCCCAAATCTGCCGGTTGTGCCAACTGTTATGCTATCAAAGATAGCTGGCGGCTATCGCATAACCCCAATCCCAAGATTAGAGAAATTTACACCGGCACCGTAGAGAAAAAAGGGGAAACTCTGCGGTGGACAGGATTGATTAAATATCACCCAGACCGATTGAAATGGGTGGAACAATGGAAAAAACCAGCTCGTATTTTTGTCAGTAATATGGCGGATTTATTCAGTGATGATGTACCAGAGTGGTTTTTGGATCTAACTTGGGCTTACATGGCAGTTTACAAACGCCACACTTACCAGGTACTCACAAAATGCCCTGACCGCCTTAATGCTTATCTCAATGACCCCAATACTCCCCAAAGAATTGCTATGTGGATAAATGCTGAGTTAGACATCAATAAACACCCTGGTAACGACTATCCCCCACTCCCGCTAAACAATTGGGCTTATGATAAATTTTCATGGCCACTGAGTAATGTGTGGGTTGGTGTTTCTGTAGAGAATGAAGTTGTTACCCACAGAATAAAAACCTTACTGGAAACACCGGCCACCATCCGATTTATCAGTTGCGAACCACTATTGGGGCCGGTGGAACTTCGACCGCATTATCTCTATGAAGATTACCAAGAATCTTACAGAGATAATGAAAAGCTGGATTGGGTAATTGTTGGTGGAGAAAGTGGGCCTAATGCTCGTGTTTGTCAAGTCAAATGGATTCAATCAATTGTTAATCAATGTGAGCAAACCGGCACCCCAATATTTGTCAAACAACTAGGTTCTAATTCCAACCTAGAAGTTAAAGGCAAAGGTGACAATCTCGAAGAATGGCCTCAGTCACTCCGCATTCAAGAATTTCCAACAATTTTATGA
- a CDS encoding DUF6011 domain-containing protein, which yields GFLGTIDKAGTFRPAKGCPAWVVPALQKFANNPHHTAQEYGTLTGRCCFCYQRLSTETSLSLGYGPICARNYGLLK from the coding sequence GGGTTCCTAGGAACAATTGATAAAGCCGGCACATTCCGCCCAGCAAAAGGATGTCCCGCATGGGTCGTACCGGCCCTCCAAAAGTTTGCTAATAATCCACACCATACCGCACAAGAATACGGGACTCTGACAGGCCGGTGCTGCTTTTGTTATCAGCGGCTTAGCACAGAAACTTCCTTATCTCTGGGTTACGGGCCCATCTGCGCTCGTAACTATGGGCTGTTGAAATAA